In the genome of Croceimicrobium hydrocarbonivorans, one region contains:
- a CDS encoding OmpH family outer membrane protein codes for MKNRAFRLSLLAVASASIISVSCNEAQSASTPASQPKSEGSGISMAYVHSDSLLAKYELHQMYKSQLEEKAKEIESELQRRSALFQENVANFEKSAGSMSQAQIQQEQMELQQLQQNLMRYRDERGQELADEEQGLNELIMADMDSILKIIQEREGYDFIFSYGPASELLLANPAYDITDIVVKDLNEAYQKNKASKKED; via the coding sequence ATGAAGAATCGGGCTTTCCGTTTAAGTCTTTTGGCCGTGGCCAGTGCAAGTATTATCAGTGTAAGTTGTAATGAGGCTCAGTCAGCTAGCACGCCTGCCAGTCAGCCTAAATCTGAGGGATCTGGTATCTCTATGGCTTATGTGCACAGCGATTCTCTTTTAGCTAAGTACGAATTACATCAGATGTACAAAAGCCAGTTGGAAGAGAAAGCAAAAGAGATTGAAAGCGAATTGCAGCGTCGCAGCGCCCTATTTCAGGAGAATGTAGCCAACTTTGAGAAAAGTGCCGGATCTATGTCTCAAGCTCAAATTCAACAAGAGCAAATGGAGTTGCAGCAATTGCAGCAAAACTTGATGCGTTACCGCGATGAGCGTGGTCAGGAATTAGCCGATGAAGAGCAAGGTCTCAATGAGTTAATTATGGCAGATATGGATAGCATTCTGAAGATTATTCAGGAGCGCGAGGGTTATGATTTTATTTTCAGTTATGGACCCGCTTCTGAGCTTTTGCTAGCCAACCCCGCTTACGATATTACCGATATAGTAGTAAAGGATCTTAATGAAGCTTATCAAAAAAATAAAGCCTCTAAGAAGGAGGACTAA